From a region of the Oryza sativa Japonica Group chromosome 6, ASM3414082v1 genome:
- the LOC9268388 gene encoding LOW QUALITY PROTEIN: putative disease resistance RPP13-like protein 1 (The sequence of the model RefSeq protein was modified relative to this genomic sequence to represent the inferred CDS: deleted 1 base in 1 codon): MATLPIATGIGWVVCPIIKLIFEKVQSYTSTQYKWQSDLEDDLKKIESTLIKIQLVLGAAERSQMLDCNQEALLCQMKDSAYDADDVMDEFDYLILKANAQQKSKLSSLASSSLAIGKRLVGQDKFRSKLRRVLNSLIRVKECADMLIKVIGAENSNSYMPPQPLQWRVTSSISPGQIIIGRQNEQDDLVHRLLREADGPEPSRGLTISPTPSIITIVGSGGIGKTALAQLIYNDRRIVSGFDLRTWIYVSNIFNKVKITKEILKSIDRNSDITNFSFNMLQEDLKNKLTAKKFLLVLDDVWYDEKIGELTNADRWRELFAPLCYGAKGSKILVTARTNIVSRILGCPAPFHLEGLKGEDSWNLFRICAFGAEDPGNYPELESIGECIVQKLNGSALVIKVVGAHLNANLNVEEWTRVMKSSSSNKEDIMQILRLSYECLPGHLQQCFTFCSLFPKGYSLEPDLLVNMWIAHKFVHGHIGTYESMRETGRSYFNELLSRSFFQELQYGHTIRYVMHDLMNDLASHISRGEYSRIERDGNLAEISGTTRHLSIPVERVNELHGFHNLQRLRTLIVSERRQVSLLKTLSAGGCF; the protein is encoded by the exons ATGGCTACACTACCAATAGCCACCGGCATTGGGTGGGTAGTTTGTCCTATCATCAAGCTTATCTTTGAGAAGGTCCAATCTTATACATCAACCCAGTACAAGTGGCAATCTGACTTGGAGGATGATCTAAAAAAGATCGAATCCACTTTGATAAAAATCCAATTGGTGCTGGGTGCTGCTGAAAGGTCGCAAATGCTAGATTGCAACCAAGAAGCTCTACTTTGCCAA ATGAAAGATTCTGCCTATGATGCCGACGACGTCATGGATGAATTTGATTACCTGATTCTGAAGGCAAATGCTCAGCAGAAGAGCAAGCTAAGTAGCTTGGCCTCCAGTTCTCTTGCCATAGGAAAGCGTTTGGTTGGCCAAGACAAGTTCAGATCCAAGTTAAGGAGGGTCCTCAATAGCCTGATTAGAGTAAAAGAATGTGCTGACATGCTCATCAAAGTGATTGGGGCTGAAAACTCTAATTCATATATGCCTCCTCAGCCACTTCAATGGCGTGTCACCAGCTCAATTTCTCCTGGCCAAATTATCATTGGCCGACAAAATGAGCAGGATGATCTAGTGCACCGACTTCTGAGAGAAGCTGATGGACCAGAGCCAAGCAGAGGACTAACAATATCACCAACACCATCTATAATTACCATAGTTGGCAGTGGTGGCATTGGGAAAACTGCATTAGCTCAGCTTATTTACAATGACAGAAGAATAGTCAGTGGTTTTGATCTGAGGACATGGATATATGTTTCAAATATCTTCAATAAGGTCAAAATCACCAAAGAGATTTTGAAATCAATTGATAGAAACAGTGATATAACAAATTTCAGTTTTAACATGCTCCAGGAAGATCTTAAGAACAAGTTAACAGCAAAGAAGTTTCTACTTGTGCTAGATGATGTGTGGTATGATGAAAAGATTGGTGAGCTTACAAATGCTGATAGATGGAGAGAATTGTTTGCTCCTCTATGCTATGGAGCTAAAGGAAGCAAAATTCTTGTTACTGCTCGAACAAATATTGTTTCAAGGATTTTGGGTTGCCCAGCACCATTCCATTTGGAGGGTCTGAAGGGTGAAGATAGTTGGAACCTCTTCAGGATCTGCGCATTTGGCGCTGAAGATCCAGGAAATTATCCAGAACTAGAGTCTATCGGTGAATGTATTGTCCAAAAGTTGAATGGCTCAGCATTAGTCATAAAGGTTGTTGGTGCACATTTGAATGCTAACCTCAACGTTGAAGAGTGGACACGAGTTATGAAAAGTAGTTCATCAAACAAGGAAGACATTATGCAAATTTTGCGTCTGAGCTATGAATGCTTGCCAGGTCACCTCCAGCAATGTTTTACTTTTTGCAGCCTGTTCCCCAAAGGCTATTCTCTTGAGCCTGACTTGTTGGTGAATATGTGGATAGCCCATAAATTTGTTCATGGTCATATAGGCACATATGAAAGTATGAGAGAAACTGGTAGAAGTTATTTCAATGAACTATTATCTAGATCATTTTTTCAGGAACTTCAGTATGGCCATACAATACGTTATGTTATGCATGACCTCATGAATGACCTTGCTTCTCACATTTCCAGAGGTGAGTACTCCAGAATAGAAAGAGATGGTAATCTTGCAGAAATTTCAGGAACAACTCGGCATCTGTCTATACCTGTCGAAAGAGTAAATGAACTCCATGGATTCCATAACTTGCAAAGGCTGCGCACGCTAATAGTTTCTGAACGAAGGCAGGTCTCTTTGCTCAAAACTTTGTCTGCAGGCGGATGTTTTTAA
- the LOC112939294 gene encoding retrovirus-related Pol polyprotein from transposon TNT 1-94: MARALLKQRGMPAIFWGEAVVTAAYILNRSPTKALDGRTPYEAWHGRKPAVSHLWVFGCLAFAKELGHIGKLDDRSTPGVFIGYAEGSKAYRILDLETQRVRTARDVVFDEGRGWVWDKAVDDGSTPMYDDFTVEYVHFEGAGGVGSSSSSSVSTPAPESPPTPTPTHPRATTSTTTSSSSTPPQPVTPHAPAPTVTPPSTSTSTPARVERSPVEFATPLSHDGERIAYHDGEQLRYRTMEDLLGDQPVPGLVPRDLEAQLHLACDDGEPRSFAEAEKHAAWRAAMQSEMDAVQENRTWELADLPRGHRAITLKWVFKLKRDEAGAIVKHKARLVARGFVQQEGIDYDDAFAPVARMESVRLLHALAAQEGWGVHHMDVKSAFLNGDLKEEVYVHQPPGFVIPGKEGKVLRLHKALYGLRQAPRAWNAKLDSTLKGMGFEQSPHEAAIYRRGNGGNALLVGVYVDDLVITGTKDAEVAAFKEEMKATF, translated from the coding sequence atggctcgggccctcctcaagcagagggggatgccggccatcttttggggggaggcggtggtgacggccgcctacatcctcaaccgctcgcctaccaaggccctcgatggcaggacaccgtacgaggcttggcatgggcgcaagccggcggtctcccacctatgggtcttcggctgcctcgcgttcgccaaggagcttggccacatcggcaagctcgacgacaggagcaccccaggggtgttCATCGGCTACGCGGAGGGCTCGAAGGCCTACCGCATCCTCGACCTGGAGACACAGCGTGTGCGCACTGCGCGCGACGTTGTGTTCGacgaagggcgagggtgggTATGGGACAAGGCGGTGGACGATGGTTCGACTCCGATGTACGACGACTTCACCGTCGAGTACGTCCACTTCGAGGGAGCTGGGGGAGTAGGCAGCTCTTCTTCATCGAGCGTGTCTACCCCAGCCCCCGAATCTCCACCGACTCCGACACCAACACACCCTCGGGCCACgacttcgactacgacgagctctTCGTCGACACCACCCCAGCCAGTGACTCCACATGCTCCAGCACCAACAGTCACTCCTCCAAGCACGTCTACTTCGACGCCAGCTCGTGTTGAGCGCAGCCCGGTGGAGTTCGCTACTCCGCTCTCCCACGACGGGGAGCGCATCGCATACCACGACGGTGAGCAGCTACGGTACCGTACGATGGAGGATCTTCTCGGCGACCAGCCGGTGCCGGGACTGGTGCCTCGCGACCTAGAGGCGCAGTTGCACCTTGCgtgcgacgacggtgagcctcggtcttttgcagaggccgagaaacacgcggcatggcgtgccgcgatgcagtcggagatggacgcggttcaggagaaccgcacctgggagcttgctgacctccctcgtggtcaccgcgcgatcacccttaagtgggtgttcaagctgaagagggatgaagccggagccatcgtcaagcacaaggctcgcttggtggcacgcggtttcgtgcagcaggaggggatcgactacgacgatgccttcgctcccgtggcacggatggagtccgtgcgactccttcatgcgctggctgctcaggaaggctggggcgtccatcacatggacgtcaagtcggcgtttctgaacggcgacttgaaggaggaggtctacgtgcaccagccgccgggatttgtgatccccggcaaggagggcaaggtgctacgcctgcacaaggccctctacggcttgcggcaggcaccgagggcgtggaatgccaagttggattccacgctcaaggggatgggcttcgagcaaagcccacacgaggcggccatctaccggcggggcaatggaggaaatgccttgctggtgggtgtctacgtcgacgacttggtgatcaccggcaccaaggatgcggaggtcgcggcgttcaaggaggagatgaaggccaccttctag